One region of Demequina sp. TMPB413 genomic DNA includes:
- a CDS encoding response regulator, which produces MKALVIDDSRVMRKIVGNILTSAGFDTVEAENGQVALEQMEAHHDIALCCIDWNMPVKTGFEFVVEVRKRSEWRDVTLMMVTTEGEQDQIVRALAAGAHEYVIKPFTPEVILDKLQFLGLVEVKETV; this is translated from the coding sequence CGACGATTCGCGCGTGATGCGCAAGATCGTGGGCAACATCCTGACCAGTGCGGGATTCGACACGGTCGAAGCGGAGAACGGTCAAGTCGCGCTTGAGCAAATGGAAGCGCACCACGACATCGCCCTGTGCTGCATCGACTGGAACATGCCGGTCAAGACCGGCTTCGAGTTCGTGGTCGAGGTGCGCAAGCGCAGCGAGTGGCGTGACGTCACTCTCATGATGGTGACCACCGAGGGCGAGCAGGATCAGATTGTCCGCGCCCTCGCCGCAGGCGCCCATGAATACGTGATCAAGCCATTCACCCCCGAGGTAATCCTCGACAAGCTCCAGTTCCTCGGACTGGTGGAAGTGAAGGAGACGGTATGA